One region of Acidobacteriota bacterium genomic DNA includes:
- a CDS encoding response regulator, producing MFEFLRNIFNADFVPHGHCYFWQPSIVWLHVLSDSLIALSYYSIPVALIYFVRKRRDLAFPWIFVMFGVFILGCGTTHVMEVITVWNPVYRLSGVIKLLTGVVSMATGLALIPLLPRALKLPSPGQLAVVNRDLEREIGERRRAEAALQSAKEALESEVAGRTAELSFANVELKREIAERERAQADRLKMEERTWHSQKLESLGVLAGGVAHDFNNLLVVILGNAELAVADLPDSSPVRSRLHQIEIAASRAADLTNQMLAYTGKGRFVAEPIDLSSLVAEMTHLLESVVTKKAELRCHLAARLPAVMGDPGQLRQIVMNLITNASDAIRDGIGTITVTTGAADLDARDLSEALLGEGLDAGRYVFVEVADTGCGMDEVTRARIFDPFFSTKFTGRGLGLAATHGIVRGHLGAIALRSAPGQGTNFKVFLPATAGAREAGDVVPNQTVRPAPVLGPKESGTILVVDDEEGVRAVAESILRSMGFDVLLAEDGRKGLDVFGDHRDVIDLVILDLTMPEMDGEEVLKEIHRVSPEARVVLSSGYSETDVIKRFAGKGIAGFIQKPYRVESFLETLRAAMRGPSRSR from the coding sequence ATGTTCGAGTTCCTTCGAAACATCTTCAACGCCGATTTCGTGCCCCACGGGCACTGTTACTTCTGGCAGCCGTCGATCGTCTGGCTTCACGTCCTCTCCGATAGCCTGATCGCGCTCTCCTACTATTCCATCCCGGTCGCGCTCATCTACTTCGTGCGCAAGAGGCGCGATCTCGCTTTCCCGTGGATCTTCGTGATGTTCGGCGTGTTCATCCTTGGCTGTGGCACGACGCACGTCATGGAGGTGATTACCGTCTGGAACCCCGTCTACCGACTCTCGGGAGTGATCAAGCTGCTGACCGGAGTCGTGTCGATGGCGACAGGCCTGGCCCTCATTCCGCTCTTGCCCCGCGCGCTGAAGCTGCCGAGCCCCGGTCAGCTCGCCGTCGTCAATCGCGACCTCGAAAGAGAAATCGGCGAGCGCCGGCGCGCCGAAGCTGCTCTTCAGAGCGCGAAGGAAGCGCTCGAGAGTGAAGTCGCGGGGCGGACCGCCGAGCTCTCGTTCGCGAACGTCGAGCTCAAGCGGGAAATCGCGGAACGCGAGCGCGCGCAGGCGGATCGCCTGAAGATGGAAGAACGAACCTGGCACTCGCAGAAGCTCGAGAGCCTGGGAGTGCTCGCGGGCGGAGTCGCGCACGACTTCAACAACCTTCTCGTCGTCATCCTCGGGAACGCCGAGCTCGCCGTCGCGGATCTTCCGGACTCCTCGCCGGTGAGGTCGCGTCTGCACCAAATCGAGATCGCCGCGAGCCGGGCGGCGGACCTGACAAACCAGATGCTCGCGTACACCGGCAAGGGACGCTTCGTCGCGGAGCCGATCGATCTGTCGAGCCTCGTCGCCGAGATGACGCACCTGTTGGAATCCGTCGTGACCAAGAAGGCCGAGCTTCGGTGCCACCTCGCCGCGCGCTTGCCCGCCGTGATGGGAGATCCGGGCCAGCTCCGACAGATCGTGATGAACCTGATCACGAACGCCTCCGACGCGATCCGCGACGGGATAGGGACGATCACGGTCACGACGGGCGCCGCGGATCTCGACGCGAGGGACTTGAGCGAAGCCCTGCTCGGGGAAGGGCTCGATGCGGGACGCTACGTGTTCGTCGAAGTCGCCGACACGGGTTGCGGGATGGACGAGGTGACGCGCGCGAGGATTTTCGACCCCTTCTTCTCCACGAAATTCACGGGCCGCGGGCTGGGGCTCGCCGCGACGCACGGCATCGTGCGCGGCCACCTTGGCGCGATCGCCCTGCGGAGCGCGCCCGGGCAAGGGACGAACTTCAAGGTGTTCCTGCCGGCAACGGCCGGCGCGCGCGAAGCCGGCGATGTCGTGCCGAATCAGACGGTGCGACCCGCCCCCGTCCTCGGGCCGAAAGAAAGCGGTACGATCCTCGTCGTGGACGACGAGGAGGGCGTACGAGCCGTCGCGGAATCCATTCTCCGCAGCATGGGCTTTGATGTCCTGCTCGCCGAGGACGGCCGGAAGGGGCTGGATGTCTTCGGAGATCACCGGGACGTGATCGACCTCGTCATCCTCGACCTCACCATGCCGGAGATGGACGGTGAGGAAGTGCTCAAGGAGATCCATCGCGTGAGTCCCGAGGCGCGCGTCGTCCTCTCGAGCGGCTATTCAGAGACGGACGTCATCAAGCGCTTCGCCGGCAAGGGGATCGCCGGGTTCATCCAGAAGCCCTACCGCGTCGAGAGTTTTCTGGAAACCTTGCGCGCCGCGATGCGGGGGCCGTCCCGATCGCGATGA
- a CDS encoding ABC-F family ATP-binding cassette domain-containing protein yields the protein MARPVLLACEGVTKSFGGPPLFEGLTFSLHEGDHVGFVGPNGAGKSTLLRILGGLETPDSGTCTRRKNVRIGFVPQTPVFTPGATAAAVVAEGLAADRWLEDHEREQRVALALGKVGFTDPDVPADVLSGGWRARLAIARELAHSPDVLLLDEPTNHLDIDSILWLESVLKDEASAFVAISHDRYFLERVARRVLEINRLHASGLFYADGAFSDFLEARDAVLKNQAAYEETLAGLVRREVAWLRRGAKARTRKSKARIQTAEAAIEELSGSRARSAVSSAGIEFTASGRRSRRLWSGEGIRIAFGETTIIENLDMLLAPGTRCGVIGPNGSGKTTLLRAIVGEIEPAAGKIERAEMLRVVYFDQTRASLDPTLSLKRALAPEGDGVIYRDRPLHVAAWAKRFLFRPEQLETRVSSLSGGERARIVLARMMLQPADLLVLDEPTNDLDIPALEVLEESLLEFPGALVLVSHDRHLLDRVSTQIVALDGRGGARHYADYDQWETSRATPLTRRESARSAAPKTPRPAARKLSYLEQREWAGIETAVLAAEGRVAGAKSRAEDPSIAADAAQLLERFKDLDAAQAEVDRLYSRWAELEEKQRGMAEP from the coding sequence ATGGCCCGACCCGTCCTCCTCGCGTGCGAAGGCGTCACCAAGTCGTTCGGCGGACCTCCGCTCTTCGAAGGGCTGACCTTTTCCCTCCACGAGGGCGACCACGTCGGTTTCGTCGGGCCGAACGGCGCGGGGAAATCGACGCTGCTCAGGATTCTCGGCGGCCTCGAGACCCCCGACTCGGGGACGTGCACGCGCCGGAAAAACGTCCGCATCGGATTCGTGCCCCAGACGCCGGTCTTCACGCCGGGGGCGACAGCGGCCGCCGTCGTGGCCGAGGGGCTCGCCGCGGACAGATGGCTCGAGGACCACGAGAGGGAGCAGCGCGTCGCCCTCGCCCTCGGCAAGGTCGGCTTCACCGACCCGGACGTCCCGGCCGACGTCCTCTCGGGCGGGTGGCGCGCCCGCCTCGCCATCGCGCGCGAGCTGGCCCACTCCCCCGACGTCCTCCTCCTCGACGAGCCGACCAACCACCTGGACATCGACTCCATCCTCTGGCTCGAGTCGGTGCTGAAGGACGAGGCGAGCGCCTTCGTCGCGATAAGCCACGACCGCTACTTCCTCGAGCGCGTCGCGCGGCGGGTCCTCGAGATCAACCGGCTGCACGCCTCGGGACTCTTCTATGCGGACGGCGCTTTCTCGGACTTCCTCGAGGCGCGCGACGCCGTGCTGAAGAATCAGGCGGCGTACGAGGAGACGCTCGCCGGCCTCGTGCGCCGCGAGGTCGCGTGGCTGCGCCGCGGGGCGAAGGCCCGCACGCGCAAGTCGAAGGCGCGGATCCAGACCGCAGAGGCGGCCATCGAGGAGCTCTCCGGGAGCCGCGCGCGGAGCGCCGTCTCGAGCGCCGGGATCGAGTTCACGGCGTCCGGACGGAGGTCGCGCCGACTCTGGTCGGGCGAGGGGATACGGATCGCCTTCGGCGAGACGACGATCATCGAAAACCTCGACATGCTTCTCGCGCCGGGGACGCGGTGCGGCGTCATCGGACCGAACGGATCGGGCAAGACGACGCTGCTGCGAGCGATCGTCGGGGAGATCGAGCCCGCCGCCGGAAAGATCGAGCGCGCGGAGATGCTCCGCGTCGTCTATTTCGATCAGACTCGGGCGTCGCTCGACCCGACGCTCTCGCTCAAGCGCGCGCTGGCCCCGGAGGGAGACGGGGTGATCTACCGAGACCGGCCGCTCCACGTCGCGGCGTGGGCGAAGCGCTTCCTCTTCCGCCCCGAGCAGCTCGAGACGCGCGTCTCGAGCCTTTCAGGAGGCGAGCGCGCGCGCATCGTCCTCGCGCGGATGATGCTCCAGCCTGCCGACCTCCTCGTCCTCGACGAGCCCACGAACGACCTCGACATCCCCGCGCTCGAGGTCCTGGAGGAATCGCTCCTGGAGTTCCCCGGCGCGCTCGTCCTCGTGAGCCACGACCGGCACCTCCTCGATCGCGTCTCGACGCAGATTGTCGCCCTCGACGGGCGCGGCGGGGCGCGGCACTACGCCGACTACGACCAGTGGGAGACGAGCCGGGCGACCCCCCTCACCAGGAGGGAGTCGGCGCGCTCGGCCGCGCCGAAAACGCCCCGCCCCGCCGCCCGGAAGCTCAGCTACCTCGAGCAGCGCGAGTGGGCCGGGATCGAGACGGCGGTCCTTGCCGCCGAGGGGCGCGTCGCCGGGGCGAAATCGCGCGCGGAGGACCCGTCGATCGCCGCCGACGCCGCCCAGCTCCTGGAGCGCTTCAAGGATCTCGACGCTGCCCAGGCCGAGGTCGATCGCCTCTACTCCCGCTGGGCGGAGCTCGAGGAAAAGCAGCGGGGGATGGCGGAACCTTGA
- a CDS encoding ferritin-like domain-containing protein has translation MDRPDGAVSVTRPRIDLGDLGLDRGGHLLLKRGLRDIPVGDRLEVAGRSPELAVHLRGWCRARGHELEVVAPGEGAPPGSIVAIVTRGGAEVGRWSGAETAGSPDPAAAGAVVDHPSPRWGLAARGARVEQGSPAFEFPLNLKDSVWADEAASLYAQAAAAQWDPATAIDWSAPITHPEEIEEAVVQVMTYLIENEMAALIIPASFLAKVHPHFREVVQLLAIQAADEARHVEVFTRRALLVRKELGLSTAGGQASLKTLIEESDFALASFLLSVLGEGSFLSLLRFLDAHGPDPVTRRVSRLAAQDEARHVAFGLAHLQRQVVREPGLRPRLAAAVVRRHDALRHTAGLNEEVFDALVVLAAGSWEPEDLAAGFDRVLGLQSDMDTGRRRRLERLGFTSVEAKSLSALHTRNLM, from the coding sequence ATGGATCGCCCGGATGGCGCCGTGAGCGTGACGAGGCCCCGGATCGACCTGGGAGATCTCGGCCTCGATCGCGGCGGGCACCTGCTTCTGAAGCGGGGGCTTCGCGACATCCCCGTGGGCGACCGTCTCGAGGTGGCCGGCCGCAGCCCGGAGCTCGCCGTGCACCTGCGCGGGTGGTGCCGCGCGCGCGGTCACGAGCTCGAGGTCGTCGCCCCCGGCGAAGGGGCTCCGCCGGGCTCGATCGTGGCGATCGTCACGCGCGGTGGGGCGGAGGTCGGTAGGTGGAGCGGGGCGGAGACGGCGGGCTCTCCCGACCCGGCGGCGGCCGGGGCCGTCGTCGATCATCCTTCGCCCCGCTGGGGGCTCGCGGCCCGCGGCGCACGCGTCGAGCAGGGGAGCCCCGCCTTCGAGTTTCCGCTCAATCTGAAAGACTCCGTCTGGGCGGACGAGGCCGCCTCGCTCTACGCGCAGGCCGCCGCCGCGCAGTGGGATCCGGCGACGGCCATCGACTGGAGCGCGCCGATCACCCACCCCGAGGAGATCGAGGAGGCGGTCGTCCAGGTGATGACCTACCTCATCGAGAACGAGATGGCGGCTCTGATCATCCCGGCCTCGTTCCTCGCGAAAGTCCACCCGCACTTTCGTGAGGTGGTCCAGCTGCTCGCGATCCAGGCGGCCGACGAAGCCCGCCACGTCGAGGTCTTCACCCGCCGCGCGCTTCTCGTGCGAAAGGAGTTGGGCCTCTCGACGGCCGGGGGCCAGGCCTCGCTCAAGACTCTGATCGAGGAGAGTGACTTTGCCCTCGCATCGTTCCTGCTCTCGGTGCTGGGAGAGGGCTCGTTCCTCTCACTCCTGAGGTTTCTCGACGCCCACGGACCCGATCCGGTGACGCGCCGGGTGTCGCGCCTCGCGGCGCAGGACGAGGCCCGTCACGTCGCGTTCGGTCTCGCGCACCTCCAGCGCCAGGTCGTCCGTGAGCCGGGGTTGCGCCCGCGTCTTGCCGCCGCCGTCGTGAGGCGGCACGACGCGCTGCGGCACACGGCCGGCCTCAACGAGGAGGTCTTCGACGCGCTCGTGGTGCTGGCCGCCGGATCGTGGGAGCCCGAAGACCTCGCCGCCGGATTCGACCGCGTCCTCGGGCTTCAGAGCGACATGGACACCGGCCGCCGGCGCCGCCTCGAGCGGCTCGGCTTCACGTCGGTCGAGGCCAAGTCGCTCTCCGCGCTCCACACGCGGAATCTCATGTAG
- a CDS encoding LLM class flavin-dependent oxidoreductase, with product MSLRFGYWLPVFGGWLRNVEDEGMPATWEYVRDLAVRSEELGFDLTLIAELNLNDIKGPEAPSLDAWSTAAALAAVTRRLEIMAAVRPTFHHPALLAKQAANIDRISGGRLSINVVSSWWKDEATQYGVPFDVHDDRYARTEEWVTVVKGLWTRERFHHQGRLYHIDDAILSPKPVRRPWPTIYAGGESQAAKNLIAREADAYLMHGDAPDRVREKIEDMRRRRQTLLPEAPPLTFGVAGYVVCRGSDASARKELSRITDVRASAAGYANYEQWLAGTQLEQRVSLEDYSVSNRGLRSGLIGTPERIATRLLEFEASGVDLVLLQFSPQADEMERFSAEVMPLVTGCGHVETHAASRPSPSRAG from the coding sequence GTGAGCCTCCGGTTCGGGTACTGGCTTCCCGTCTTCGGGGGATGGCTGCGCAACGTCGAGGACGAGGGGATGCCGGCGACGTGGGAGTACGTGCGCGACCTCGCCGTGCGCAGCGAGGAGCTCGGGTTCGACCTGACGCTGATCGCCGAGCTAAACCTGAACGACATCAAGGGGCCCGAAGCGCCGTCCCTCGACGCGTGGAGCACGGCGGCGGCGCTCGCGGCGGTGACGCGGCGTCTCGAGATCATGGCGGCCGTGCGGCCGACGTTTCACCATCCGGCCCTTCTGGCGAAGCAGGCGGCGAACATCGACAGGATTTCGGGAGGACGCCTCTCCATCAACGTCGTCTCGTCCTGGTGGAAGGACGAGGCGACGCAGTACGGCGTTCCCTTCGACGTCCACGACGACCGCTACGCGCGCACGGAGGAATGGGTGACCGTGGTGAAGGGGCTGTGGACGCGCGAGCGCTTCCACCACCAGGGTCGGCTCTACCACATCGACGACGCTATCCTTTCGCCCAAACCGGTGCGGCGGCCGTGGCCGACGATCTACGCGGGCGGGGAGTCTCAGGCGGCGAAGAATCTCATCGCGAGAGAAGCCGACGCCTACCTGATGCACGGCGACGCGCCGGACAGGGTGCGTGAGAAAATCGAGGACATGCGGCGCCGGCGCCAAACGCTCCTCCCGGAGGCTCCGCCGCTGACATTCGGAGTCGCCGGGTACGTCGTGTGCCGGGGGAGCGACGCGTCGGCGCGGAAGGAGCTTTCGCGCATCACGGATGTCAGGGCCTCGGCGGCCGGGTACGCCAATTACGAGCAGTGGCTCGCCGGCACGCAGCTCGAGCAGCGCGTGAGCCTCGAGGACTATTCGGTCTCCAATCGCGGCCTCAGGAGCGGGCTCATCGGGACTCCGGAGCGCATCGCGACGCGCCTCCTCGAGTTCGAGGCGTCGGGCGTGGACCTGGTGCTGCTGCAGTTCAGCCCGCAGGCCGACGAGATGGAAAGGTTCAGCGCCGAAGTCATGCCGCTCGTGACAGGATGTGGACACGTTGAGACGCACGCGGCCAGCCGACCATCCCCGTCCCGCGCGGGCTGA
- a CDS encoding acyl-CoA/acyl-ACP dehydrogenase, producing the protein MPQPNPAVQKQVDVLAADVVAKHAEAVDRTAAFPKASMDALAAGGLMGLVSAREVGGMGLTVGAAALAVERIARECGSTAMVLAMHYAGTAVIEKHGPDDVRRAIASGRHLSTLAFSESGSRSHFWAPTSTATRAAAGRVILNAQKSWITSAGSATAYVWSSRPVAAEGASTLWLVPSNWNGIRMPAPYDGLGLRGNDSRAVTAEGVVVPEASRLGGDGEGFAIMMQTVLPAFNLMNAAFSVGLMEAAVARTAGHAAGSRYAHIDSSLADLPTIRAYVARMRVRTDMARALLLDSIDAVESGREDAMLRVLECKAAAAETALEVLGTAMRVCGGAAYRRDVAVERYFRDAQAASVMAPTTDQLYDFIGKAACGLPLF; encoded by the coding sequence ATGCCGCAGCCCAATCCCGCAGTTCAGAAGCAGGTCGACGTCCTCGCGGCCGACGTCGTGGCGAAGCACGCCGAGGCCGTCGATCGCACCGCCGCCTTCCCGAAAGCGTCCATGGATGCGCTCGCCGCCGGCGGGCTGATGGGTCTCGTCAGCGCCCGCGAAGTCGGCGGGATGGGGCTGACGGTGGGCGCCGCGGCGCTCGCCGTCGAGCGCATCGCCCGCGAGTGCGGGTCGACGGCGATGGTCCTCGCGATGCACTACGCGGGGACGGCGGTCATCGAGAAGCACGGCCCCGACGACGTTCGCCGGGCCATCGCCTCGGGGCGGCACCTCAGCACGCTCGCCTTCTCCGAATCGGGATCGCGCAGCCACTTCTGGGCGCCCACGAGCACCGCGACGCGGGCCGCGGCCGGCCGGGTCATCCTCAACGCCCAGAAGAGCTGGATCACCTCCGCCGGGAGCGCGACGGCCTACGTCTGGTCGAGCCGGCCGGTGGCGGCGGAGGGGGCGAGCACGCTCTGGCTCGTCCCTTCGAACTGGAACGGGATCCGCATGCCGGCGCCCTACGACGGGCTGGGATTGCGGGGAAACGACTCGCGCGCGGTGACGGCGGAGGGCGTCGTCGTTCCGGAGGCGTCGCGCCTCGGGGGTGACGGCGAGGGGTTCGCGATCATGATGCAGACCGTCCTCCCCGCCTTCAATCTGATGAACGCGGCCTTCTCCGTGGGGCTGATGGAAGCCGCGGTGGCACGGACGGCGGGCCATGCCGCCGGCAGCCGCTACGCCCACATCGACTCGTCGCTCGCCGATCTCCCGACGATCCGGGCCTACGTCGCGCGCATGCGGGTGCGGACCGACATGGCCCGCGCGCTCCTCCTCGACTCCATCGACGCGGTCGAGTCGGGACGCGAGGACGCGATGCTGCGTGTCCTCGAGTGCAAGGCGGCCGCGGCCGAGACGGCGCTCGAGGTGCTCGGCACGGCGATGCGCGTCTGCGGCGGGGCGGCCTACCGGAGGGACGTCGCCGTCGAGCGGTACTTCCGCGACGCGCAGGCCGCGAGCGTCATGGCGCCGACCACCGACCAGCTCTACGACTTCATCGGCAAGGCCGCGTGCGGCCTGCCGCTGTTCTGA
- a CDS encoding glycosyl hydrolase, whose amino-acid sequence MNAGLACAARRAGASGLLVLSLLGLSCARPPATEGTTRPAEERDPERPDRAWFIGQRMSSGEPIPAQARERALARWKRSHDRGAGGASAGITLATAAAGVWTFAGPTNIGGRLTSLAVDPTDPNHIWAGAAAGGVVESTDQGATWTPVFDGQPLLPVGAVAAHPTSPNIVYVGTGEANGAGYSYDGDGVYRTADGGATWQPMGLADTHRIGRIAIDPVDPQRIFVAAAGGVYVPDTHRGVYRSLDGGVSWTQVLFVAPTAGAIDVAIDPGNPVRIYAAIWEHYSTPTHWIAGGVNSGIWQSVDGGDTWARLANGLPAPSGSVGRIGLAIAASSPQTVYALYLNDPGALMGVYRTADAGSSWGRVDTPGSPPQSIFGGAGYYFGQIRVDPADAQVVYVLDVYWSRSTNGGATWTNFVSGLHVDNHDLAILPGRLYMATDGGFYRSADGGGTWTQAASLPVSQFYDLGIDPSNTLARYGGLQDNGSVRTKTGGLSNWAMVNGGDGLQCEVDPLDSKRVYCESQFGGIVRSTNGGNTFAGAVSGIATSDRRNWNAPITHDPSTSQRLYTGTTRVYRSTNGAQSWAAISGDLTNGPPALASQARGGAPASSHLASTVAGTITTIAVSRIDSNILWAGTDDGNVWVTTNAGALWTQIDVPGRSEWVTRLEADPFATGGAFVTFSGYRDGSPLPRIFRTSDYGAAWADISGGLPDVPLNCVSADPAADDRGRIFVCSDLGVEVSDDFGGRWSMLGSGLPGVVVHDLDLIASTRELFAGTHARGMYRFDLTQLGPADADGDGSNNLTDCRPSDPGVFAAPGEVTGLAFAADRITLGWNSAAPAAGSATVHQVLRGGVTGLPVGGAGESCLSTGTVATSLADSAVPPGGMAFWYLVRAENACGAGGYGLTSAGSPRASGACP is encoded by the coding sequence ATGAACGCCGGTTTGGCCTGTGCCGCACGTCGCGCCGGAGCGTCGGGGCTCCTGGTCCTCTCGCTCCTGGGCCTCTCGTGCGCGCGCCCGCCGGCGACGGAGGGCACGACCCGGCCGGCCGAAGAGCGCGACCCCGAGCGCCCAGACCGCGCCTGGTTCATCGGGCAGCGGATGTCGTCGGGTGAGCCGATTCCGGCGCAGGCCCGGGAGCGCGCCCTCGCCCGATGGAAGCGCTCCCACGATCGCGGCGCGGGAGGAGCGAGCGCGGGAATCACGCTCGCGACGGCGGCCGCAGGAGTGTGGACGTTTGCCGGCCCCACCAACATCGGCGGCCGGCTGACGTCGCTCGCGGTCGACCCGACCGATCCGAACCACATCTGGGCCGGGGCGGCGGCGGGGGGCGTCGTCGAGTCCACCGATCAGGGCGCCACGTGGACCCCCGTCTTCGACGGACAGCCGCTTCTGCCGGTGGGCGCCGTCGCGGCGCACCCGACCAGCCCGAACATCGTCTACGTCGGAACGGGCGAGGCGAACGGCGCCGGGTACTCGTACGACGGCGACGGCGTCTACCGCACGGCGGACGGCGGCGCGACGTGGCAGCCGATGGGGCTCGCCGACACGCACCGCATCGGTCGGATCGCGATCGATCCGGTGGACCCGCAGAGGATCTTCGTCGCCGCGGCGGGCGGAGTCTACGTCCCCGACACCCACCGCGGCGTCTATCGCTCTCTCGATGGCGGCGTGAGCTGGACGCAGGTCCTCTTCGTCGCACCGACGGCGGGAGCCATCGACGTCGCGATCGATCCGGGGAACCCCGTGAGAATCTACGCCGCGATCTGGGAGCACTACAGCACCCCGACGCATTGGATCGCCGGGGGCGTCAACAGCGGCATCTGGCAGTCGGTGGATGGCGGCGACACGTGGGCCCGCCTCGCGAACGGGCTCCCCGCCCCCTCCGGCAGCGTCGGCCGCATCGGCCTCGCGATCGCCGCGTCGAGCCCGCAGACCGTTTATGCGCTCTACCTCAACGACCCGGGCGCGCTGATGGGAGTCTACAGGACGGCGGATGCCGGCTCGAGCTGGGGGCGCGTCGACACGCCGGGGAGCCCGCCCCAGTCGATCTTCGGCGGCGCGGGCTACTACTTCGGTCAAATCCGCGTGGACCCTGCGGACGCCCAGGTGGTCTACGTGCTCGACGTCTACTGGTCTCGTTCGACGAACGGCGGCGCCACGTGGACGAACTTCGTGTCGGGGCTCCACGTGGACAACCACGATCTCGCGATCCTTCCGGGGCGGCTCTACATGGCCACCGACGGCGGCTTCTACCGAAGCGCGGACGGAGGGGGTACCTGGACGCAGGCCGCGTCGCTCCCCGTGTCGCAGTTCTACGATCTCGGCATCGATCCCTCGAACACGCTCGCGCGGTACGGCGGGCTGCAGGACAACGGGTCGGTGCGGACGAAGACCGGCGGCCTGTCGAACTGGGCGATGGTCAACGGAGGGGACGGCCTGCAGTGCGAGGTGGATCCGCTCGACTCGAAGCGGGTGTACTGCGAATCGCAGTTCGGAGGGATTGTCCGCTCGACGAACGGGGGCAACACGTTTGCCGGCGCGGTCTCGGGCATCGCCACGTCGGATCGCAGGAACTGGAACGCGCCGATCACGCACGATCCGTCGACGTCGCAGCGACTGTACACGGGCACCACGCGCGTCTATCGCTCGACGAACGGCGCGCAGAGCTGGGCGGCGATCAGCGGCGATCTGACGAACGGGCCGCCGGCGCTCGCCTCCCAGGCCCGCGGCGGCGCCCCTGCCTCCTCGCACCTCGCGAGCACCGTCGCGGGGACGATCACGACGATCGCCGTCTCGCGGATCGACTCGAACATACTGTGGGCCGGCACCGACGACGGGAACGTGTGGGTGACGACGAACGCCGGCGCGCTGTGGACGCAAATCGACGTTCCGGGCCGCAGCGAGTGGGTCACGCGCCTCGAGGCCGATCCCTTCGCGACCGGGGGCGCGTTCGTCACGTTCTCCGGATACCGCGACGGATCCCCGCTCCCGAGGATCTTCAGGACCTCCGACTACGGAGCGGCGTGGGCGGACATCAGCGGCGGGCTCCCGGATGTCCCGCTGAACTGCGTCAGCGCCGACCCGGCGGCCGACGATCGCGGGAGGATCTTCGTCTGCAGCGACCTCGGCGTGGAAGTCAGCGACGACTTCGGCGGGCGTTGGTCCATGCTCGGCAGCGGCCTCCCCGGCGTGGTCGTTCACGATCTCGATCTCATCGCGTCCACGCGTGAGCTCTTCGCGGGAACGCACGCCCGCGGGATGTACCGCTTCGACCTGACGCAGCTCGGGCCGGCCGACGCCGACGGCGACGGCTCGAACAACCTGACCGACTGCCGCCCGAGCGACCCGGGCGTCTTCGCCGCACCCGGCGAGGTCACGGGACTCGCCTTCGCGGCCGATCGGATCACGCTGGGCTGGAACTCCGCGGCGCCGGCCGCGGGCTCCGCGACGGTCCACCAGGTCTTGCGCGGCGGCGTCACGGGGCTGCCGGTCGGCGGCGCGGGCGAGAGCTGCCTGAGCACGGGGACAGTGGCCACGTCGCTTGCCGACTCCGCCGTCCCGCCGGGCGGCATGGCGTTCTGGTATCTCGTCCGCGCGGAGAACGCGTGCGGCGCCGGCGGCTACGGCCTGACGAGCGCTGGATCGCCGCGCGCGAGCGGCGCGTGCCCGTGA
- a CDS encoding PhnD/SsuA/transferrin family substrate-binding protein, translated as MKTLILGAVAYDPKVVTIWEGFKSWFLDRDLPFDFVLYSNYERQVEGLLSGEVQVAWNSPLAWIEAERASLRVSRRASALAMRDTDRDLTSIVVVKAGSKIRSLGDLAGKSVAVGASDSPQATLIPLLLIAEAGPRPERDFRLERHDVLVGKHGDHVGGERDAARALMAGRADAACLLDANLLAFAQEGTLPPGSTRVLAQTPPFDHCNFTVLDEAPADLVRRFVDLLLGMTYEDPAVRPLLDLEGLKRWLPGRVEGYAQLNRAVDAFGTLEGWIARMAP; from the coding sequence ATGAAGACCCTGATCCTCGGCGCCGTCGCGTACGATCCCAAGGTCGTCACGATCTGGGAGGGATTCAAGTCCTGGTTCCTCGATCGGGATCTGCCGTTCGATTTCGTCCTCTACTCGAACTACGAGCGGCAGGTCGAGGGGCTCCTCTCGGGCGAGGTCCAGGTCGCGTGGAACTCGCCGCTGGCCTGGATCGAGGCGGAGCGTGCCTCCTTGCGCGTCTCGAGGAGGGCGAGCGCATTGGCGATGCGCGACACCGATCGCGACCTGACCTCGATCGTCGTCGTGAAGGCCGGCTCGAAGATCCGGTCGCTCGGGGACCTCGCCGGCAAGTCGGTGGCGGTCGGTGCGTCGGACTCGCCGCAGGCGACGCTCATCCCTCTTCTCCTGATCGCGGAAGCCGGCCCGCGCCCCGAACGGGACTTCCGCCTCGAGAGGCACGACGTGCTCGTCGGAAAGCACGGCGATCACGTCGGCGGGGAACGCGACGCGGCGCGCGCGCTGATGGCGGGGCGCGCGGACGCGGCGTGTCTCCTCGACGCCAACCTTCTCGCCTTTGCGCAGGAAGGGACGCTGCCGCCGGGCTCGACGCGCGTTCTCGCTCAGACCCCGCCCTTCGACCACTGCAACTTCACGGTCCTGGACGAGGCGCCGGCCGATCTCGTCCGGCGGTTCGTGGATCTCCTGCTCGGCATGACGTACGAGGACCCGGCGGTGAGGCCGCTTCTCGATCTCGAGGGGTTGAAGCGTTGGCTTCCGGGGCGCGTCGAGGGGTACGCCCAGCTCAACCGTGCGGTCGACGCCTTCGGGACGCTCGAGGGATGGATCGCCCGGATGGCGCCGTGA